Below is a window of Ananas comosus cultivar F153 linkage group 9, ASM154086v1, whole genome shotgun sequence DNA.
ccaacctatatattaaagttgttaattatatattacaaggtggaaattaattaatcatttcgCCTACGGTAGTTAGCAATTATTTTAGTCAAAGCATCTATTCCTATCGGCATCTATTCCTATCGTGCGCAATAGATTAAATTGCATTGCTAGTCCCTGGACTTTTTGGTCGAGTTTTActttttctcctcaaaattttaagttcgacATCCGATATTCAATCCcagctgctgctactactacaAATGCTTCACTTTATTTCTTatgttagagaaaaaaaatattatcctCACCTAATtcatcaataatttaaaatgttgcATAGCAACGAGGAGTAGATTTGGAAATatgagataaaatatttttttcttttgtttgttcaTTAAGTTAGGAGTGACAAAAGAAAGGTTGCAAAATGAAATTACTTTATAAGTAAAAGATACCATGTCAAGTTGTGGACATtttacattacatatatatgGAACATAAATAGGCTCTACATTGTACTTAGagatatgaaaaaaattttggcactcaatttgaaaaatagattccTCAGGCCTATATATAGGTTAATTATTTTTGTTCAACTCCTAGGAGCATATATAAGTTAGTCTTTAATTTTAGGTCACCCCGTAATATCAAaatcttcaaaattttcatataaggTCTAATATTGTGGTTAGTTCATTCAATTCCATTTGCACCATGAAAATACAACAAAACTTAGTTTCAACACTAACATCACTTCTTCATACAGCAAATTAAGGTTCACAACTACTAATTTGAACTCAATGACACCACTTTTCATACAACAAAGGATCTCTATCATATTTGTAATTCGAAGCAAACAGATAACCATCAGTAACCCAAAGACACCAACAACAGATTATTACTCGAAAAATATCTTCAATCAACAACACTACAATGGAAACAACAAAGGCCCAATGACATTAGAAAGAGGATTGACATGCAGAACCACGAGCTACACAGATTCAATAGACCTACGTGCGCATCGCCGCACTCTCCTGTGAGAAAACAAATAAGCGCGAAGAAAAATTATTGTTAACTTAATCTCTATCTCTTATTATTAGTTTGTTTATGGTAATAAAATGTATAGTTGAAAATTGATGTGCATACTTGTTATAAGCCTGAAGATCATGCTGGAACAAGTGAGCAGCCTCGGGGTTTGCAGGACTCGCAGGATTTGGGTCAGTGAGAAGTGACTacaccaacaaaaaaaaaaatttaaaaaattattcagaGCTTCGGTACTTAATAACATTTAGCACGTTACAATATTTTAGCAACTGATAGCGAAGAGACGAACCTGGATTGATGTTAATATTGTACAAACATTGTGGCAAGGCGACCATGCATCCTGAATGATATCCATGCAAAGTGTGCCATCAGTGTAAACTGCAAAAGTTTCAGATTGGCTTCTCAGTAAAACTTTTAAGATGGTAGAAATTTTAGGTCACTCATCATGAAATTCCTTATGTTGATAAATTCAGTTCTTTGATCGCAGAAACAGGATAGCACAATAATATAATGCTACTGTACAGTAAATAAAGGTTAAGAATGTAGTAGTATTAGTAGGTCCTAAAAGAGAGAATactcaaaaaggaaaagaaaataacaacaCAACTAATGGAGACACCAACTTGGTCGTGAAGGTTTGAGGCTATTGAATTccaaaaggaaaattttgttcGAACTTATAAAGGTATGAAGTCCTCAATTAAGTATGGGGCTTTAGATGTCTCATAATATGGAAAATATACCCAAACAACCCGAATAAGAAGTCTCTGCCAAGTGCCAACAAAGGTAGTAAAAACTAGCCAACAtaaattcggaataaaaaagTGCAACAGATCCAACTCTGTACCTTTCATCAACTATGTAAAGATTGCAAAATAAGATGGAAAGCGTAGTTACAAGGTTTGAAGCCCgtcaagaaatttttttcttttcccagaAAACTGTAAATTAATAATGAATGTAGGATGCCCAACTTATTAAGTTTAAACAGAAGTGTGACTTAAAAAACAGCAGATTCCATTGGTTTACCATGAGCAAGTTTACATTATGTTGCTCATACAGTGAAGAAAAACCTAGCTGCTAGCATAATACTATggggcaaaaaaaataaaagaaaccagAAGAAGAAAATGTATGCAAATCCCGTTGCAAGACACGATGAATACTTATATCACGAGGCAACAATTTGTTGccaaacatatatatttagtatatatCTACAGGACATAACAATTAAATCATATTACTTATCGAAAATTCTTAATACAAGTCCTCCTAAATGGCCGTACATGATCCCTCTAACAATCTGAATAGCTAACCAGAATGGCATCACTCTCCTGGCCTTACAATTATGGTTGACCAAAGGAGGCCTTTTCAATTTTGGTTGTCGAACAAAGACTCAAATAATGTCTATCAattgacatatatataaaagattaaaataaaagaaaaatattaatttacaaCCTGAAAAGACAAGTTTGTTAAATGTGGTAATCACCAACCAAAGATAAACAAACTACCAGGGCAAAAACATTTGCTTCAATGTGAAAAATGAATTTACAACAAACAATTACACATGACTAAGATTTTGGACCGCAATAAAACACAATTGATAAGGTGCTTGTTGGCTTCATGAGAATGCTGTGCTTCACAATACAATATTCAAGAAATTCAGAAACCATCTTACATGGAAAGGGCACAATTGCTGATTGTGATTTAGGTAATATGAAAGCAATAAATGGGGAAGAGGATCTATTGATGTATCCAATCATAATTAAGTTACTTCCACTGTTTTATCAAGCACATTGTCATTAATCACTATGACTCCACCTACTTCATAGGCTCCTTCACAATGATTGCGAAACAAAACAGTTAGGATCATCACCATCTATAATTCTAAATCTCTGAATGGAATCACATAAACTCTGAACTTCCAACATAAATtcggaaaattttcaaaataaggTATAACCAGACCGTTTCCCGAACAAAACAGATGGCAATAGTATAATCATGTTTCGTGTTACCTACTAAAGCAGATCATATCATGCAACCACTTGAGAACGCTACTGGAGGAACATAAGTTAAATTAGGCTGCGACCCGTTTCTCGCGTGACAATTCTATATTCCCAGTGATTTACAAACCGTTGTTGAACCTTCCATGTAATTCACTTAACAAGAGAGGCAAAAATACAGAGCAGATAGTTAAAATTAGAGTGAGCCATAACCACAATAAACTACACGTGGGAGGACAAAGTAATATTAGGATAAAAATACAGAGCATTTTGTACGACTTGGTACTACAGATAAATCTAAAGGAGAGAACTCAAAACACATATATTGAACTACTAACCCCAATTTCATTTGTCATATTTAAAACTACACTAAGCTCGTTCATGAGTAGCACCAACCGCAGGATTAAATGAATCGACAAATAATTAACAGGCTAGTTTCAAACAATATAATTCCAGATGCCAAATCCCTTCGAATTCATTTAATTCGCATATCTTACCATTTGGGTGGAACACATCGGAAGTGAAGCGCACACGAGGAGGCTTCGCAGGGTAATTATCCCCAAACGTCAACCGAAGACCAAATACACCACCTACGCTCCCCCAATCCAAAACACCGACAAATTAATCCCcgaaaaatctcatttttatcaaaaattagaGCAAATCCGCATCGAATTCTCCACAAAAATCGCACCTTCCCACGGGGTTTCGTCGGGGCCGAATATGGTCGCGCTCCACACGAACAAGTTCTCATCCGACAAGGGACTCGCGCTGCAACCCTGAAACCACGCCCAAATTTCGCGACGATTAGGAGAACAGAGTGCGCAACAGTTCGATTAAGCATCGAATTCGCGAAATTCTCGGGTTAGATCGAGCGTACGCACCTCGGGGGGCTCGTTGCGGATGGATTTGAGATCGGACATGAGGCGGAGCTGCGCGGACGACGCCATGGGCAGGGGCTGGtgcggaggagagagagagaggaggagagtcctgaccctaatcctaatcctaaccctaaccctaaccctagatggAATCGAGGGGTGGAAGAGGGGATCGGAGTAATCTGGACGCTTTCTCCAACTAGGAGAGGGGGGTCGATGCGACGAGAGAGGAGACGACGCGTAGAGAGAATAAACACGGAGAATAGTTATGCGCCTCCGAATAAATGCGCGCTAGTCTTTGCAGAGCGGGTAAAAAAGGAAGCTTCCAGAATCCGAAACCGCTAA
It encodes the following:
- the LOC109715223 gene encoding ubiquitin-conjugating enzyme E2 2-like, translating into MASSAQLRLMSDLKSIRNEPPEGCSASPLSDENLFVWSATIFGPDETPWEGGVFGLRLTFGDNYPAKPPRVRFTSDVFHPNVYTDGTLCMDIIQDAWSPCHNVCTILTSIQSLLTDPNPASPANPEAAHLFQHDLQAYNKRVRRCARRSIESV